One segment of Castanea sativa cultivar Marrone di Chiusa Pesio chromosome 3, ASM4071231v1 DNA contains the following:
- the LOC142627187 gene encoding uncharacterized protein LOC142627187 — MYVTRPLSLYRKSPDALSLPPPEGPSSGILVIQDEEAEPNSCFGLCRSNDIKDLPFPQNKSLEHRYTTGIGVACNTAHHFQNVIFIPVLNQPLSSNLYYAIQPHGKDKGEAFTNSKEDHMDVCCFSSNTCDLPTQCLDPSNVNQQFEICHKGGAMNNWGGFVAKSRALDGIPPYFLGKKGWKVCASTSPDFELGEAQGLDTALRLRLPEFNLPLSNMSSQPVVVGKWYCPFMFIKEGIKTLKDKMGKSIYYEMTLEQKWEQIFSCENNYSYGNTVVVDAVVQVEVVTVSGREAQIDDGNVADGLVCFRSSSNVGQQSSVALSLAIVERMKWEQERAGWVGGNERHATVKRVEEFGGIGGWKKFGCYVLVERFVLKQFHGSLVLNYDFKHTHQIRCKWE, encoded by the exons ATGTATGTGACAAGGCCTCTTTCATTATACAGAAAGTCTCCTGATGCGCTTTCCTTGCCGCCGCCAGAGGGTCCGAGTTCTGGTATTTTGGTCATCCAAGATGAAGAAGCTGAACCCAATTCATGTTTCGGATTGTGTAGGAGTAATGACATCAAGGACCTTCCTTTTCCCCAGAACAAAAGCCTAGAGCATCGATACACAACAGGCATCGGGGTCGCGTGTAACACAGCTCATCATTTTCAGAATGTTATCTTCATTCCAGTCCTTAATCAGCCACTGTCTTCCAACCTCTACTATGCGATACAACCACACGGGAAGGATAAAGG GGAGGCATTCACAAATTCAAAGGAGGATCATATGGACGTCTGCTGTTTTAGTAGCAACACTTGTGATTTACCAACACAATGTTTGGATCCCAGTAATGTAAATCAGCAATTTGAAATATGTCATAAAGGAGGGGCCATGAATAATTGGGGTGGTTTTGTTGCCAAATCCAGAGCTCTAGATGGAATTCCTCCatattttttggggaaaaaaggGTGGAAAGTATGTGCCTCAACTTCCCCTGATTTCGAGTTAGGTGAAGCGCAAGGCCTAGACACTGCCCTCCGTTTGCGCCTACCAGAATTCAACTTACCATTATCCAATATGAGCTCACAACCTGTGGTTGTGGGAAAATGGTACTGTCCCTTCATGTTTATTAAGGAAGGAATAAAGACATTGAAGGATAAAATGGGAAAATCAATATATTATGAGATGACACTTGAGCAAAAATGggaacaaatattttcatgtgAGAATAATTATAGTTATGGCAATACTGTGGTTGTGGATGCTGTTGTTCAAGTAGAAGTGGTTACAGTTTCTGGAAGAGAAGCTCAAATTGATGATGGAAATGTGGCTGACGGGTTGGTGTGTTTTAGGAGTTCTAGTAATGTGGGACAACAAAGCAGCGTGGCTTTGAGTCTAGCAATAGTAGAGAGAATGAAGTGGGAGCAGGAAAGGGCCGGGTGGGTTGGGGGGAATGAAAGGCATGCGACAGTGAAAAGAGTAGAGGAGTTTGGGGGGATAGGTGGGTGGAAGAAATTTGGTTGTTATGTTTTGGTTGAGAGGTTTGTATTGAAGCAATTCCATGGAAGTTTGGTATTGAACTATGATTTTAAGCACACTCATCAGATTAGATGCAAATGGGAATAA